The Terriglobus roseus sequence TGGCATATGTACCCGCACCGCCTGTCTGGTATCTCACCCAGTCGCGCGCCCACTGATTCAGCAGCTTGCCGTGCCAGAAGGTGCCCGCAGACAGGTTGTCGCCGCGCAGTACAAACGGTGGCCGCTTCGCGTTGTCCCCGGCATACTCCTGGCGACGGTCACGGATCTCCGCCGTGTCCGGTAGTTTCACATCATGCGTAAGCGTGTAGGCCCAGTCGACAAGGCCGGTGTTCAGGTGAAAGGCGATGCCGTTCTCATCGGTGCGCGGCAGCTCGTAGGGCGTGCTCTTACGCAGCGGAACGTAACCCGTCTTCCAGTCTTTTGGCGCTTCGCGTGGGTCAATCTCATGCGCGATGTCACCGTCGACGATCCAGTCCGACCAGACAGCAGAGCCGAGTGACCCCATCTGCGGATCGATGCCACCAATGCCCGCGACGAGCCAGTAGGCATGCGTCAGATCGAAACGCGGGTCCGTTCCCAGCGCCATGACCGTTGCCGCGGCCCGCGCGGTGCCGATCCCCGTGACGATGCCGAGCACGCCGTCGTCGTTCATCATGGCATCGTGATACGCGGCGGGCATGGCGTAGCGCCTGGTCAGGTGCTCGCCTTCTGCCCAGTGTTGAAACTCACCGGGAAAATCACCGGTATCGTTGCCAACCTCAAACATGGCCAGGACGACGACTTTTACGGGAATCTTCGCAGGGGTCTGCGCAGAAGAAGATGCGAACGGGTACACGAGTGCCGCGGCTAGCAGCAGAAGAGCAGTTGGGCGCATGACGCCATGCTATCGCGCCGGAATGGCAATGGCATGACCGTGATGTCTAGACCTGGCCGAAAGGCTGGTTGTACAGATTGTCGATTAGTTTGCGCGTGATGCCATAGCAGTCGCATGCGGCGTCAGTCAGCGCCTGCCGGTCCAGGATTTTTACCAGGCCGCGTCGATAGCCGATCATGCCCGCACGCTGCAGCGTACCGGCGACCAGCGCAACCGTTGTGCGGCGCGTTCCCAGCATCTGCGAGATCGCTTCCTGGGTCAGGCTGACGGTGTCGCTGTTGACGCGGTCCGCCGCGGTCAGCAGCCAACGGGCCAGTCGTTCCGAGGCCTGATGCAGCTTGTTGCAGCCTGCAATCTGATCCAGCATGAGCATCTGCAACTGTAGCGCTTCCAGAATGCGGGCACGCAGTTCCTCAGATTCCAGAAAGAGCCTGCGGAGTTCTGCAATGGTCACACGCAATCCGCTACCGGATACCTGCATGAAGCACTGTGCAAGCGGCGGTCGAGGTCCCAGGAGCGCGTGTGCGCCGGCGACACCCTCGGCGCCGATCATGCCTACCTCGGCAGAGCTGCCGTCAGAGACGCTCACCACCACGGAGGCGACACCGGCCGTCAGGAAATATGCGTAGTGACATGGCTCCCCGGAGGTGTACAGCACCGTGCCTTGCGGCAGGTCGATGGTCCGGGCAGCACCGAGAATCTGTTTCCGCAGTTCGGGCGAAAGTGCTTCGACCAAAAGGTTTGTCGGCGCGGGCATTATCGCTCCTTTGCCCCCAGGAGCAATAGACATGAGGTCCACTGCGAAAATTTGTTGAGGACGGGATGGCTCATGTTTCTCATATGCTTGCGGGAACGACCTCACGCGAATGTACGTCGCGGCGGTGCAACACTTCTGCCGCCTATCGGACATTTCAGGGGCCGCTGAAAATTTATGTTTCTCATATGGAACAGTCGAGAAGATCGCTATCGCATCGCGGCGTGAGCGGCTCCAAAAGGCGGAATCAGCGTCGAAGATTGTCTAATGCGCGCTTCGACACGGCATAGCATTCGCATGCAAGAGATGTCAGGAGCGTCCGATCCAGAATGCGCACAATTCCGCGACTGTAGGCGATGGCGCCTTTTTCCTGTAGTTGCCCTGCCACCAGGACGACGGTGCTGCGCTGGGTTCCCAGCATCTCTGCCAGGAACTCCTGCGTCAGGGCCAGCGTGTTGCTCTCGACGCGATCTGAGACCATCAACATCCAACGAGCAAGCCGTGATTGGGCGTCGTGCAGCTTGTTGCAGGCGACCGTCTGTAACGCAACCACTACCTGCTCCTGCACATAACCAAGCGCCAGACGGCGAAACTCCGGCAGTGCATCGAAACATTCGCGCGCGGAGGCCAGCGGTATGCGATAGCCCTGCCCAGTGACCTGCATGAAGCATTCGGCGTACATGAAGGATGGCCCAAGCAGCGCATTCACGCCAACCATGCCTTCCCTGCCGCACATGCTCACTTCGGCAGAGCCGCCATCCGACATCACCACTACTACGGACGTAAGCCCTCCCGTCAGGAAGTGGATGTACTCCGGAGGTTCTTCGGGACGGAAGAGCGGAGTGTGTTGCGGCAGGTCCAGGAACGAGGCCGACGCAATAACCCGGTCCCGAGCCCCCTGAGGCAGCTTGTCAAGCAGGAAGTTGCCAGTCGTCGAACTCATCGCCGATAGGTGCCCTTTCGGCCTGTTCCCAGGCATGACATTGAACTGCGCTCTACAACTTCGTAGATAAAGATGCAGATTGTCAAAAAAAGGGAAAGCCGGGGCCAGCGACGGCAGGCGATTTATTGGTACAGACGATCGGTGATCTGACGCGTGATCGCATAGCAGGTACAGGCAGCCGCGGTCAGTCCTTCACGATTTGTGATCTTCACCATGCCGCGCCTGTAGTCGATCAAGCCAGCCCGCTGCAGCACACCCGCAACCAGTGCGACGGTGGTCCGCTGCGATCCGAGCATCTGCGCGAGGTATTCCTGCGTCAGGCCCAGAGCCTCAGTGCCAGACCGGTCGGCCGCTGTGAGCAGCCACCGTGCCAGGCGCGCCTCTGCCTCATGGAGCTTGTTGCAGGCGGAGATCTGACCGGAGATGTTGATCTGCGCCTGCTGAAATTCCAGAACGCGACCGCGCAGTTCTTCATGTTCGAGAAAAAGCGACTCCATGGTCTTGACGGGGATGCGCAGGCCGGCACCGGCGATCTGTACCACCGTATCGACCGTGCTCGGTGCGGGACCCAGCAAAGCATCGCCGCCCACCAGGCCCTCACGGCCAATCATGCCAACCTCGGCCGAACCGCCCTCCGACATATGAACGACGAGTGAGACAGCCCCGCGCAGAAGAAAGTAAATGTGAGTGGGAACTTCATGCAGGCGGTGTAGGTGCACACGCGCGGGTAGATCAACGGGTCGCGCAGATGAAAGAATCGTCTTCTGTACAGGTTCGGATAGTTTATCGAGCAGACGATTGCCTGTGGCAGCCAAAGCACTTCCTCGCATCAAGTCGCAAGGAGCGCATCGCGCTGATCACGGCATGAACATCACCGGTTGATCCGGAGGATGCTCTTCCACCTTATGGGCGGCCCACAATTTTCATTGTTGTTCAGCCGACACAAATCGAACATACTCCTTTTCGGGACGGGACGTACGGACATGTGTCGCTCAGGAGACAGACGGCTCAGACAATTCCGTCGAAAGTAGAGTGCATCTCCGCGAGAACATGCATGATGCCCGACACACCCTTGCGATATGTCGTCCTATGTTTTGGCAACTACGCACCACTGCTCATGACGCGCCAGCGGTTGCTGCAACGGGAGGGATACGCGGCCCTTACCGTCAGATCGCAGGCGGATTTCCGAATGGAGATCTGCCGCAACACTGTGGCTCTCGTATTACTCTGCGAGACGCTGAGCGACGAGGAACGACGGAAAGCGGTGCTCTTCTTGGTGGAGTATGCGCCGGATGCACGCTGCGCCGTACTGACCGCCCCTGGCGGAGATCGAATGGGTCAGGATTTGATCGCGATCGACATGTGCAACGGGCCGGTGAACTTCCTGCAGACGATCGCAAGCATGCTGCCCTTACGCTCGCCGATCCTTCCCATCTCTACGACAGGCTTGCCCAGCTAAACGCCTTTTTTCTGTGGCTCCCAAACGAACTTATGGATCTGCAGCGATAGTCGCGCGGGCAATCCATCCGCCAGCATCCAGTCCACCAGTTCGCGGCCGTCCAGCTCCATGTTGTCGGCCGTGCGCAGGATCGATGGCGCCTTCAGAAACGCGGGCGACAAAAGAATGTGGCCCACTGTACCGTCCGCGATCTTCGATGCAAGGTGTTCCCGGATGAAGTCACGCGCGAATTCGTAATCCACCCGATCCCGAAGGACGAATTTCACCTCGTCGCGCGCGGTGAGCGCATCCAGGTTGCTGGTGCGGAAGGAGCCGAACGCACTGCCGCTGCCGGGGCACTTCACATCCACGATCTTGTGTACTTCCCTGGGAACTTCGCCAAGCGGGCGCTCGCCGCTCGTCTCCATCATCAGGGTGTACTTCGTGGTCGTATCGGCCAGCAGGCGATGCATCAACGGCAGCAATTCCCGCTCGTGCAACATGGGTTCGCCGCCCGTGAACTCAATCAGAGGGCAGGGCGCCAGCGCCTCAATCTGCGCGATAACCTCATCCTCGGTAAACGGCTTACCGCCGGTAAAGGTGTACTCGGAGTCACACCATGCGCACCGCAGGTTGCAGCCCGCAAAGCGCACGAAGATACACGGCACGCCGGTGAACGACGATTCCCCCTGCACGGATTTGTAGAGTTCAATCAGGCGCATGGGCTACTCGTAGTACGTCGCCTGGCTGGTGTCCGTTTCGAAGATCGTGCTCTGCTTCACCCGCACGCGACCGCCTGTGATCTCTGACAAACGTAAGTTCGTCTCGTCGAAGAAATACTTCGCTAGATTTTCCGCGGAAGGGTTCACCACGTCGAAGGGCGGCAGCTCGTTGATCATGTGATGATCGAGGTAGTTCACCACGGGCCTCAGAATGTCTTTCAAAATCTTGAAGTCGAGCAGAAGGCCGTTCGGTTCCAGCTCTGCGCCGGCCAGCGTCACGAGCACGCGATAGTTGTGGCCGTGCGGGTTCTCGCACTTGCCGTAATATTCGCGAAGAAAATGGCCGGATGAAAAATGGGCCTCTACGGTGACTTCGTACATGGTCCGTCCTGGGGAATGCGCGTCGCCGCGCGAATGCTTCCGTTCTAAGTTTACCGGTCAGGACGCTTTCCGGCCCGTGCGGATCTAACCTCGTCCGGAGTTGGGCGGTCTCGAAGCGTTCTTCTGCGCCTGGCGGCGCCGCTCATATTCGCGATGCACGCCCGCCTGACCACCCGGCGTGCGGCGGTCTGCCTGCTCAAACATGGACTGCAGAACGCCCAGCAGCGCTATCACCAGCCCAAGCAGCAGCATGACGATGCCGATGGTGCGCCACAAACTGGCGTCAGACGGCGCTCCGGGCTCGTGCGCCAAACCGGTGACGGCCACCACATAGGAGATCGTAGCGAACAGGACCAGCGTTCCGGACAGGATGTAAAGATTGCGGCTCAGCATGGCAGTTATGCGGCGGTAGCGCCGTGATTGCCCATCGCCTGCGCCCATCCCTTGACGGTGGCGATCGACGGAAGAAGGAAGAAGATCGCCGTGAAGACCAGCGTGGATGCCAGGTCATTCCGGTAAAACGGCAGACCAGCCACGTAGCACTGGGTCAGGCCGGCGGCCGTATGGTCGTACATGTTGCCACGCAGCCACACCATGCCGTTACTCAAAAGGAAGAAGCTCGTCGACGATGCCAGCGCAGCGAGGCCCAGTCGCATTACCGACTTGCGCTGCAACAGCGCGGATGCGCCCAGGCAGACAGCAGCGTACCAAAGCCAGGTGACGACATAGCCGGAGATGTGAAAGGGGTACCCATAGGCATAGATGGTCAGCCACCAGTCGGTTGCCGCCATCGCCAGCACGGCGAACAGCGCCAGGGCCCGGTTACGGCCACGCAGGCTGGCCCCGAAATACAGCAGACCCGCACCGACGCACGTCACATTGCCGCCAGTGGTATGCAACAAATGCGGCACCACACGGCTGAGGACGGCGATCAGAAGCACAAAGAATGCCATAGAGACATTCTCCCACGCGAGGTACGCGCTGCGGCAGGCTTATTTCGACCGAAGGAGCAGGCGCGCCCTAGTGAGCGCCGACCTGCTCCGCCCCGCCGAGAAAAGCCTCCTGGACACGCCGGTTGGCATCCACCCATGCTTCCGCAGAGAGCACATTACTACTGGAACGCAAGCCCAGGACGTCATAACGGAAACGCAGGTCGCTGAATACGACATTCCGCAGCGCTGCCTCCGCTGGCGTTGGCGAAAGCTCAGGATGCGTCTCGCCCACCGTTCCCTCGTCCACCACCAGCGGAAACTTCGACCAGTCAAGGTAAACCTCGCCCAGCCAACTCTGCTTCGCGGCTAACGTCGCCAGCGTGACCTGCGGCTTGGCATAGATCTGCTGGGGATCGGTCTCGAAAAGGCCCTGGCGTGTGTCAACGGTTCCGATCTGAAAGTTCTCGGGTGTCTCCACCACAACGTGCCAGCGGTATGGGTCGATAGGATATGGGTTCAGCGAACGCCGCATAATCCGGCCTCCACGAAACTCGTGCGCGTCGACCACGGTAGCTGCATCGTCACGTTGAGAGCCGCGGTAGCCCCACAACCCCACCATCATCACCAGCGCAGCGGCCGACAGCGCCCTGCCCTGGTAGCGCGGCCGGCGAATCCCCATCTCGCGATGTACCAGCGAAAACAGGAATGGCAGCAACAGTGCCAGGGAAAGCACTAGCAGGAGCAGGGGCTCCACGATGTACACCAGTTCCCCCGCGTACCAGCGAGGATTGAACGGCGCAAACGGTCGAATGCCATAGTTGTTCGTCCAGTCCAGCAGCAGATGGCTCAACAGGGCTAACAGCGCCATGCCAGAGAGCATCAGCCATCGGGTGGGCGCCGGCTCCTCTACGGAACGGCGCTTCTTCCACGTTCGTCGCGTCGCATGCAGACCATAAAAGACGCCTACCAGCAGCGCCGCCTGCAGCGGCAGCGACCACAGAGCGTGCGTCCAGCCGCGATGATGCTGGAAATAGACCAGCGGACCACCGAGGCGATAGACGAAGTCAGCGTCAGGCAGTTCCGCTGCGATGACACACGCGGCCGTTGCATAGCGTGCCCGCGCCGGGAATCCGAATGCGCGCGAGAGGCACGCGCCGGTCAACAGATGGGTGACTGGTTCCACGAGGCAAAGCATACACGGCAACCAACAGCACCGTGCTTCAAGGCCATCTCAGGCTGCGGGAAGAGCGCCCGCGATGCTCCAGCCGTCACTATCCGTGAAGAACGGACCGGTTGACCGCAAAAATCCCTCAAAAAAACGGATGGCTCGATACAAGCGGGACTTCACCGTGGGCATGCGGATACCCGTGACTTCCGCAATCTCTCGCATGGTCAGATCTTCGTAGAAGTGCAGCACCAGAACCTCGCGGTGGATGGGATTGAGCTTCGCCATGGCATCGGCCAACGCCGCCGCCCGCTCCAACACGCCGATCTGCTCCAGTGGCGAGGGCGACTTCGCAACCACGTCAAACGGTGCCGAGCCGTCTTCCGGCTGCATCAGGCCGTCCAGTGACAGCAACGAGCGGCGACGGAAGTAGTCCAGCGCTCGATTGCGGGCAATGGTGAATAACCACGCGTCGAAGCTGCCGCGATCGTCGTACTGTTGCCCGCGTTCCAGCACACGTATCCACGTCTCTTGGAAGATGTCCTCCGCCAGTTCCGGCCGGCCGGTCATCGCAGTCAGGTAGCGCATCAGCCGATGCTGATACTGCGCAATCAGTTCCTCCAGCAGTCCGGCATCTCGAAGCTTCAGACCTCGGGCGATGCGCTGACGGTCTGACACGTCAGACCCCATGGGAGCTGCAGCCGAAAAGAACGAAAGCGATGGTGTGTGCATGTTATTTTCGAGACTCCGCGGAACGCCCCTGATTCACGTTGTGAATATTACCATTTTGGAAGTATCCCTTTTGCGAATTATTTTCGCTACGGATAATCCACGGTTTTCGCAGGCTTCTGCTTGGCAAGGGAACGCCGGGCTGCATAGGATGGGCGTAATGGCTACACGAACCAGGACGTCCGCCGCCCAGCCAGCGGCGACACCCGCTAGCGACGAATTGCCGCGCGAACTGATGCGCGCCATGGACGGCATGTTCCTCCGCATGCTGAAACAGACCAACGTGCAGGAGATGTCGCGCATGAACACGTCTCCCCACGAGAGCCGATCGCTGGGGATACTGCTGCGCGAAGGGCCGCTGCTGATGAGCGAACTCGCCAAGAGCATGGAGATCCCGCTCAGCTCTGCCACGAATCTGGTCAACCGGCTGGTGGAAAAAGGTCATGTCGCCCGGGAACGATCCGACGAAGACCGCCGGATCGTCCGCGTGACGGTAACGGCCAGCGGTCGACGCTTGATGGCGAAGCTGGAGCAGTTCCGTCTGGAGGCAAGCAGGCATGCGCTGACACGACTCGATACTGCGGAACAACGCACGCTCATCGCTCTGCTGCGCAAGACCGCAGAGTAGATCCCTGCCTGGGATACCACCGCCCACATGTCCGAGCTTTGTTAGTCTCGTTGCAAAGGATCAAACCATGGCTGAGACGACACCTGCACTGGAAACACCGCTGGCAAAGCATGATGCATCGCACACTCCGAAGCGCTACCTGGTGCTGGGCGCTACCTCCGGCATTGCGGAGGCTACCTGCCGCATGTGGGCGGCACAGGGCGCGAACATCTTCCTGGTGGGTCGGTCTGAGAGCAAGTTGAACGCCATGGCCGGTGACCTGCGCGTGCGCGGCGCGGCCTTTGTGGACATTGCCGTGGCGGATCTGGACAGGCTTGAAGACCATGCCAGCCTGATGGCCCATGCCATCACACAGCTCGGCGGCCTCGACGTGGCGTACCTCGCCTTCGGCATCCTCGGCGATCAGCCTCAGGCAGAGATGGATGCCGCACACGCAGAACAGATTCTGCACACCAACCTGACCGCGCCCGTCAGCATGCTCACCTGGCTAGCGAACTTCTGCGTGAAGCAGGGACGTGGGACGCTTGCCGTACTGTCCTCCGTCGCCGGGGATCGCGGTCGCAAAAGCAACTATGTCTATGGAGCGTCGAAGGCCGGCCTGACCGCTTTCGTCGACGGCCTGCGCAATCGCGTGGACCGCGAAGGCGTTGCTGTGCTGACGATCAAGCCCGGTCCAGTAAAGACCGCGATGACTGCCAGCATGAAGGGCAATGAAAAGTTTGCAGATGTGAATGCGGTCGCGAAATCCATTGCGGATGCCATCGCCAAGGGCGAAGGCGGCGTGATGTACGTGCCGGCCAAGTGGCGTCCCATCATGGCTGTCGTCCGAGCGATCCCGGACTCGATGTTCAAGAAGCTCAATCTCTGAGCACTTTGCGCTGACTCGACGCGCTTCGCGCGTGTCCGTGCAACCGCAAGCAACATCGAAAGCCCGGCCTCGCGCCGGGCTTTCAGTCTTCGTGACGTCATCCTGAAAAACTATCGTCGCCTCGAATCCGGCCGCGACAGCCCACCCTTTGCTTCGCAGGATTGGGGTTACCCAAACAACACGAGTATCGCCCGGATACTTACTTGTTATCGATTTCCGAAAGTCGCCGCGCGACCGCGTGTCCCAGCACCGGTACATGGCCAACCAGGCCAAGCACTGCATCCCGCACCGCATGCATCACCGGCGACGACGTTGCCGCGAGCTTCGTCATGGTGTCTGTCGTGCTGACAACGTTGCGAGCGATCTTCAGCCGCTCCGCCTCCCACTTCGCGATGCCGCTCTCGTCGCCCGTTGCGATGGCCTGATGCAGAGCAGCGGCGAGCGTCGTTGCGTCTTGGATACCGGTATTCATACCCTGTCCGCCGGCGGGCGAATGCACATGCGCTGCATCACCTGCGATGAGGATCCGGCCCTGCCTCAGCTTGCGCGCAACGCGATGCTGAATGCGAAAACGTGAAGACCAATGCACGTTGTGCACGACAGCGCCGGGAACGGTGCGCTCGTTCAAAATCTTCTGGCAGTCGGAGATCGTGGGATGCTTCGGTGCGTCCGCAACCGTGGCGATGATGCGATACAGGCCACCCGGCAGAGCGACCACGAGCGTCAGGCCCGCCTCATGCAGGAAGAGTTCCATCGCGTCGCGGCCCAGCGGCCAATCCATCTCGACATCGGCGAGGATGAAGCTCTCTTCGTAATCGCCGCCTTCGAAGGCGATGCCGGCGGCTTGGCGCACGATGCTGTGCAGCCCGTCGCAACCAACCACCCAGCCTGCGGTGATGTCCTGTACCAGGACGCCCGCGGCCGTGTACGTCAGCGTGACGGAGTCGGGTGTATGCGCCAACGATGTGACGTCGATGCAGCGAGTGACGTGACCGCCCAGCTCCTGCAGCCGCTGGGTCAGCACGGACTCCGTGCGGTCCTGCGTGCACACCAGGATGTAGCTGTATGCTGTGGGCAAATCATCAAAGCTGATGGTCGCCTTGATCTCCGAGCCCTCACGCAGGTGCGCCGTATGCAGGATCAGGCCGTTGTCGATGAGTCGCTTCGAGATGCCCAGAGGTTCCAGCACCTCAAGCGTACGGGCATGTACGACCGTTGCACGCGAAGTGGTGCCGGCGTACGACTCTTTCTCGAAGAGCATCGCATTCACGCCCAGCCGGCGAAGCTCCGCGGCCAACGCCAGACCGGTGGGGCCAGCGCCCACTATGATCACATCCTGTTGTTTCGCCGCCATGTTCTTTCCTTTACTTCTACGTTCCGATGCACCGCGAGGCCGGTGAATCGCCTGTCTGAAAGTCCTTTCAACAGGATGCTTCCTCGATACGGAAGGATGCGGCGGCGGATCTGTATATGCCCCAAAGGTTGCGCCTTTCCTGCGCCAGATTGACATCGCCGGCTGCAACCCGGCCACATCGCGCTGCCATCCATTCAATGCATGGGTATAGTCACTTCAATCCTGGCGGCGGCATTGATCGGCGCAGCCGCGGTCTCGCCTCAAACTGTGGCTACAGCTCAAAGTGCTGCGCCATCCTCTGCCGGGAGCACACAGGCAGCAGCACCGGCGGCGATCAGCCCCGCGGCTGCGAGTGCGCAAGCCGCCTCGGCTGCGGCCACGGCTAACTCCGCGACACTCGGCTCGCAGGCAAAGCAGGCCGGCGACGCTGGCACACGCTCTCCTGCAGCCGGTATCACCGGCGTGCCGCGGTATCGCGCAGGCTTTCGCGGCCCGAAGGGCACAAGCGCGCCGAACGCAACAGCGTCGGTCGGAGTAACGGGAGATGCAGACGGCAATGGCCTGCCGGATGGAACGGCACTCCTGCCCGGCATTGCAACCTTTCGGAATGGCGTGAAGGCAGGCACACCCATCCAGGTGCGATTGCAAAGCCCCGTCGACAGTGGCCACGCCAGGAACGGTGACATCGTACGCGGCATACTCGTGGCACCGGTTGGCGACGCTCCGGCGGGCGCACCCGTCGAACTGACCGTTGTGGCCGCGGCGGCAGCCGGACAGATGACCAGCGCAGGCGAACTGAGCCTGCAGGTAGTCAAAGTAAACGGCACCACCGTCTTGTCGGAGGTGATCACTGCGACCGGCGAAGAGGGCAAGAAGATCATCCCGGATGCTGCACCGGAACGCGGCACCGAGGCCATCTTCACCCCGGAAAAACCACTCACACTGCCAGCGGCATAGTCCTGCGGGTCTGAAACCCCGACCAAAGAATGTATAGCTGCGCTTGCGGGGCAAGCCGTGTAGAACACGGCACGGATATTTAGCTGACGCCCTTTACCAATGCGAGCATCTCTGCCGCGTGGCCTTCCGGCTTCACCTTGCGGAACTCGGCTTCCAGCTTTCCCGCACGATCGAAGACAAACGTGGACCGCTCGATCTTGGTGACGGGCTTGCCGTACATGCTGCCCTCGCGGACCAGGTCGAACTGCTTGCAGACCTTCAGATCAGGGTCGGCCAGCAGCGTGTAGGGCAGCGAAAATTTATCCGCGAACTTCTTCTGCGCCTTCACCGCATCGCGCGAGATGCCGAGCAGGACTGCGCCTTCAGCCTTGAGATCACTATAGAGATCGCGAAACTCGCAGGCCTCCACGGTGCACCCGGGCGTATCCGCGCGCGGGTAGAAGAACAACACAACGGGCGATCCGCGGAATTGCGCAAGCGAGACCGTCTCGCCGTTCTGGTTCTGGAGTTCGAAGTCGACCTGGTCACCAATCTGCATGGCAACAGCTTACCCGGCGGCTGCCGCCTCCGCC is a genomic window containing:
- a CDS encoding peroxiredoxin; translated protein: MQIGDQVDFELQNQNGETVSLAQFRGSPVVLFFYPRADTPGCTVEACEFRDLYSDLKAEGAVLLGISRDAVKAQKKFADKFSLPYTLLADPDLKVCKQFDLVREGSMYGKPVTKIERSTFVFDRAGKLEAEFRKVKPEGHAAEMLALVKGVS